Proteins encoded by one window of Clostridium perfringens:
- a CDS encoding DUF4363 family protein: MKNTLISSLIFFSLLASVLFFNNKLINVCDKVNDYSNKIESSLSKEDWKESYEESLKLSNLLEENYVSLSLYINHEQLDNLSKEILSLTQYIKAEDVSNSLSSVHIIKSYTKHIKDIQKVNIGNILNSNLKNIFYCGIYNDFSL, translated from the coding sequence ATGAAAAATACCCTAATTTCATCATTAATATTTTTTTCCCTCCTTGCTTCTGTTCTATTTTTTAATAATAAACTAATAAATGTATGTGACAAGGTAAATGATTATAGTAATAAAATAGAAAGTTCCTTAAGTAAAGAGGATTGGAAGGAATCTTATGAAGAGTCTTTAAAGTTAAGTAATCTCTTAGAAGAAAATTATGTTTCTTTATCTCTTTACATAAATCATGAACAATTAGATAATTTAAGTAAGGAAATTCTTAGTCTAACTCAATATATAAAGGCTGAAGATGTTTCCAACAGTTTATCCTCAGTACATATAATCAAGAGCTATACAAAGCATATAAAGGATATTCAGAAGGTTAATATAGGTAATATTTTAAATTCCAACCTAAAAAATATATTTTATTGTGGAATTTATAATGATTTTAGTTTATAA